Below is a window of Saimiri boliviensis isolate mSaiBol1 unplaced genomic scaffold, mSaiBol1.pri Scaffold_27, whole genome shotgun sequence DNA.
GGATCTGCTCAGCTGTCTGCAAGGACCGGACCGGCGTTCTAGACCCGGTGGCCCCCTCGCGCCCCGCTATCCCCCCTTTCCCCGCCCCGCTCCCCACGCCGCACGGAGGGTTCGGCCGCTCCGAGTTCGCTGACTCCACACCCCGAGGCCTGTGGTGTGCGAGGACCAGCGCCACAGAACCAGTGGCCCGCTGCTCCGAGGGCCGAGCTCGCTCCAGGCTGTGACTCAACATCCCGAGGCCTGCCTGGCGACCGGGCAGCCAGGGAGGACCGGCGCCCCGAGACTTCACCTCCCGCTGCCCAAGGACATCTCTGCGACCGGCCGACCAGGGACAGCGACGCCTGCCCAGATCTGGTGAGATGGCGGCAGGCTCGACTACGCTGCACGCAGTGGAGAAGCTGCAGGTGCGTCTGGCAACTAAGACGGACCCGAAGAAGCTAGGGAAATATCTGCAGAAACTCTCCGCCTTGCCCGTGACGGCAGACATCCTGGCGGAGACTCGAATCCGAAAGACCGTGAAGGGCCTGCGGAAGCACCAGCACGTGGGCCCCATTGCCAGAGACTTAGCGGCCCGGTGGAAGAAGCTGCTTCTCGTGGACCCAAACACCAGGCCCGGGCCCGACCCACGGGACCGGGAGGAGAGCTCTTCCCGAGAGCGCTTCGGGGAGGCTCTTCGGGACCAAGAAAAGGCCTGGGGCTTCCCGGAAAACGGGACGGCCCCCAGGAGTCGATCTCACAGCCCTGAGCACAGACGGACAGCACGCACAGCACCTACGGGGCTCCGGAGACCTGAGCGAAGCTCCCCCAGCCGCCAGGACGGAGCCCAGAGAAAGCGCCCCAGAAATGCCTCGGCTGATTCCGGCCCCAATCGGGCCCCTCAGTCAGGGCGCGCCGGACCTCTCCCGATGAGCGAGGGCCTGGAGCCCGGGCAGCAAACCCGAAGAGGCCACGCTGACACCGCCCAGGGCCTGCCCCTGCTCGCTGGAGGCTGCCAGGGCCAACCCCAGGACGAAGCGGTTGGGGGCCGCAGAAAGAAGCGCAAATCCTCCCGCCGGGAAGAACGCCCTGTGGGTGCCCAGGGCCGCGGGCAGTCTCCCGCTTCCCTCATGGAGACATCCTCCGGGGCCTGCACCAGAGGGGAATCCCCAAGGCCGTCCTCCCGGGAAAGCCCCAGGGACACAGCGCCCTCTGCTAGCGCCGGGACACGGAAGGAAGGAGGGCGCGCCGGCGGCAGTGGCCAGCGTCTCCCCGCCTGGGCGGTGGCTCCAGACGGCCACCCGGAGAGGCCTAGGCACAGACGCTCGCCCAAGAAGAGGCCAGGTCTAGACGGCCCGGACCCACGAAAGGGGACACACGGCCTCTCCCCCGGGGTCAAACAGCAGCTTTCCGGCGAACCAGAGACTCGAGAGGGGAAGCCACGCACTGCTCACTTGGACGCAGTAGCCGTGGGCTCCCTCTCTGacgtggaggagggagagggggctgAGGAATTCCAGCAGCCCGCTCTGTCCTTCGAACAATACCTCACCTACGACCAGCCGCAGAAGAAGGCGAAAAAGACCGCGAAGTCTTCCGGCACCGCTCGTGGAGATCAACGACGGAGAGCAAGCCGTTCCAAGGGCACCGGCGAGTCCCGGGCTTCGCCTCCGAAATTGCCTCCTGTCAAGGAAAGCCACTCCCCGAGGCCACAGGCGGCCGGTGCCGATTCCTCCGGGCGGAAAACCGTGCTCAGCCACGGCTTCTCAGAGCTGTGGGACCTCTCAGAGCCCTGGATGCAGGCCAACTACGATCTGCTCTCCGCCTTTGAGTCCCTGACCGCCCAGACACAGACAGAACCGGCACTCTCCGCACCGACGTTCCAGGAGGAAACCGGTTCCCCTGGACGCAGAAAGAACGCCAAGATGCAGGTGTACTCCGGCTCCAGGCCTGCCCGCCAGCCCGGGTGGCTGACCTTGCGCCAGCAGTGCGTCCGGGCGCTTAGAGACAACCCCGGCGTCCTGGGCCGAGCGGGACGCGTCCCCTCTTGGGTTTTTGAACTTGTCCTGGAGGGGTGTACGCCTGACCAGCTATATCgcagagagaaaaacaatcacGCACTCATTGGACAGACAGACGGACTCTGGAGGATTCACTGCCTCCGGGACTTCAAGGGAGAAAATCCGCAGGAGCACGAGTCTTGGCGGGAGCTGTACCTGCGTCTTCGGCATGCCCGAGAGCAGCGGCTGCGTGTAGTGACGACCAATATCCGGGCTGCACGTGACAACAAGCCCCACGGCCGACGGACGAAGATGATCTGTTTCAACTCGGTGGCCGAGCCGCCTAACGGTGCTCCGAGGAGGCAAGAGAAGTCTGCAGGAGCCGCTGACCCCGAAAATGGCAACATCAACCCAGATCCGCATCCCCCAAAGAGCAGCCGCCCGCCGCCCGCTAGCGAGGGCGGCGGGGCAGGCAGCGGCCTTCCCAGGCGCCCTGAGAAGCGGGCCTACGCCTGCCTGAGCTGGAGCAACGCGCGGGCGACGCCCGAGGCCAAAATCCGGAAACAGGCTGCCAAGAAAGTGGCCCCGCTGATGGCCAAGGCCATTCGAGACTACAAGAGAGCAATCTTACGACGATAAACTCAAGACTCCTCTTACAGATGGAATCGAAGGGGAGGAGGACCAATGCCAAGTCCATGCGGGTTAAGGAACGCAGCTCCCAACGGACACCAGAACCTTTGGCTTGGTGCAAAGCTGCGCTTCTGAATTCTGCAGGTGTCCACGGCTGGCCCTGGGATTTGGCCTCCCATacccagccactgcctccctgctgggaggACACCTCGGAATCCAGAAGATGTGAACGCTTTCAGATCGATTCCGCTTTGGTGGTTAACTGATCGCTTCCTAAATCATGCCCTAGTTAAAATCATCAACGAGGTAGAGTTCCCTATagtttggtttttaaatcatCAGCTAGATAATTCCTTTTTAGACACAAACTCACCAGGCATTAGTTAACACTGACAAATCCCACTACAcaaatggttttttgttgttgctgttgttttgttttttagcaaaaCCTGGCCATGAAACTATAATTGTGAGCCATCCTcctatgggaggctgagaagggtgggtggcttgagcccaggaggtggagacaagcctgggcgaAACCCCACCTATAGAAGAGGTAtctaaattaaccaggtgtgctggcacggcccctggggccccagcttcttggagggctgaggtggcaggatggcctgagcccgggaggcagaggttccagtgaccCTTGAtcattctactgcactccagcctgggcgacagaaacagAGCATGTCTCGGAGGAAAccgctgtttctttgaaaaatggaacTGTGGACTGGGCGcaagggctcacgcctgtaaccctagcactttgggaggccggggtgggtggatcacctgagggcaggagttcaagaccagcctagccatcacggtgaaaccccatctttaaaaaatgtcaacaacaacaagaagaagaagaagaaaacgaaCTGTGGGATTTCATCAAACAGTGGCAATAACCGCTACCTTTGTTAAGTCAGACTACTTTCACTAAGCACCAAAGAGAATCGTTCCCAATCTTTTCACCCAGAACCCCTATGGAAGAATGGCAGAAACTTCATCACTGTAGCTAATTGGCCTCTGAATCAAGAAATCTTAAGCCACCAATCAGAGTTTCTAATTACCATGAGATGACCAGGGTAACATCCTTCAGTTCGGATCACATGAGCTTCTGCCGGCTTTGTTGAGCCTTTAGTTTTCAACTGAGGGCATGAGTTGGCATCATACGGACGGGTAATCGCAGGTCCGTGTGCCAGatacctccccaccctccccgaCACACACCCTTGAGTAAATCTGATTTCCTTGATGAGATTTCCTGATGCCTACAGTTAGTGAGAAgccaagagacagacagaaaggccTATCCCACAAAGCAGAACCAAGCAAGGACAGTAAAAGAGATCAAACTCCTGTgccccggggtgggggggggggggcgggcagTAGAGCAGGTGCTGGGAAGCTTCTGGAATCAGGCATCAGAGCAAATGCCAGTGCAAGAGGGAAGGGGCCTTCAAGGCTGAAGAACACGAAGGAAGCCAGGACAGGCAGCCACAGGGGTGCTGCTCCGGGGGGATGACGTCTTttttctggggaaagaaagaCGTGATGCAAGCAGGGACTGTATACAATTCAGGGGAGACTCCCTGAACCACCCCTCCTACCCCGCCCGCCCAGCAAGGGACACACAAGGCCAGTCTCTTATTTCTTCACGGCAATACAAGAGCGGGTCTGTGGTGTCCTGCAAAACTTATGAGAGAGCCAAATCTCCTCCTCGTGGCACAAGAGCCACACGTTCTTCCTGGAGGTGGAGTAGCCACTGATCACCCTGCAGCTTCTCCCCGCTCCCACCGAGACATTCCAGTCCCCCGGACTCAAATCCGCTGGCAACAGCCTTCCTTTGTGGAAAATGTTTCCCctcccaaaacagaaagcaaacaggATACAAGCAAACACAGCTCAAAACATGAAGAGCTAGCTCAAGCCCCTCACAGCTCACCGATGCGCCCACTGTCACTCTGCTGACAATGGCGTCTGCCCCCACTGAACTCATTCATGACTGCAGAACCTGACTGACAAGCTTTAGCGGGTCACGGCTCCCACCGAGACACGCCCTCTCGAAGAAAGGACTAGATAACAAACCCCACACAAAATATAAACCTAACCCAAATAGAATTCAGCACCCACCTGTGGATCCTACTGTCACATTACCACACTGACAAAAAACAGTTCAATCCTCTGCTGACCTGTCTACAGAATAATCCTCATTCGGAGCGCTCCGCAAGCATTGCCAGCGTTGCACTGGGATCCCCTTGCTGAGGTAGCTGGATGTCGGGAAACTGAGCAAATTTACCTGGTTTTCCTACATATCACGGAGGGTTCATTCTCAGAAAAGGCTTACCACCGGAATCCTCGTCCCCTGATTCTCGGGCTGTTAGGATTTTCTTGCTTCAGAAATACacgcacacgcacagacacacacacagacgcacatacacagagatgcacacacacacacacacacac
It encodes the following:
- the LOC141583405 gene encoding elongin-A3-like; translation: MAAGSTTLHAVEKLQVRLATKTDPKKLGKYLQKLSALPVTADILAETRIRKTVKGLRKHQHVGPIARDLAARWKKLLLVDPNTRPGPDPRDREESSSRERFGEALRDQEKAWGFPENGTAPRSRSHSPEHRRTARTAPTGLRRPERSSPSRQDGAQRKRPRNASADSGPNRAPQSGRAGPLPMSEGLEPGQQTRRGHADTAQGLPLLAGGCQGQPQDEAVGGRRKKRKSSRREERPSRASPPKLPPVKESHSPRPQAAGADSSGRKTVLSHGFSELWDLSEPWMQANYDLLSAFESLTAQTQTEPALSAPTFQEETGSPGRRKNAKMQVYSGSRPARQPGWLTLRQQCVRALRDNPGVLGRAGRVPSWVFELVLEGCTPDQLYRREKNNHALIGQTDGLWRIHCLRDFKGENPQEHESWRELYLRLRHAREQRLRVVTTNIRAARDNKPHGRRTKMICFNSVAEPPNGAPRRQEKSAGAADPENGNINPDPHPPKSSRPPPASEGGGAGSGLPSNARATPEAKIRKQAAKKVAPLMAKAIRDYKRAILRR